TTCCAACACCCGTTTTAAACACCCACCGCCACGAGGGTCGCCTGCTGTAGATCCAGCGCCTGTTGCAGCACCTCCGCACCAGCTCCCATTTGGCAAGACTGTTCCGTGAGATGGCGACGCCAAAGACGGCTACCGGGTTGCCCCGCAAAAAGGTGGATCATATGGCGGGTAATTTTGTTCAGCTTCTGACCGCGATCGCTCCACCGTTGCACATAGGGCAGCATGGCGGCCACCACCTGGGCACGGCTGGGGGGGGCGATCGCTTCTCCATAGATATCGCGATCGACGGTGGCAAAGAGGTAGGGATGATCATAGGCAGCGCGGCCGATCATCACGGCGTCTACGGCTGTGAGGTGCTGGGCGACTTGCTCTAGGGTAGTGATGCCGCCGTTCACCTCGATCCATAGATGGGGAAACTCTTGCTTGAGGCGATAGACATCGTCATAGCGCAGGGGCGGCACGGTGCGGTTTTCCTTGGGGCTGAGACCCTGCAGCCAGGCCTTGCGGGCATGGACGGTAAAGTGTTGACAGCCGGCTTGGGCAACGGTGGCCACAAACTGCACCATATCCTCATAGCGATCGTGATCATCAATGCCAATGCGATGCTTGACGGTCACCGGCAGACGAGTAGCGGCTTTCATGGCAGCCACCCCTTCCGCTACCAGCTCCGGCTGGGCCATGAGACAGGCTCCAAAGTTGCCAGTCTGCACCCGATCGCTAGGGCAACCCACATTCAGATTCACCTCGTCGTAGCCCATCTCCTCCGCAATCTGGGCACAGCGGGCCAGGTCTTGAGGACGATCGCCCCCGATTTGCAGCGCTAACGGTTTCTCCTCGGGCGAAAATCCCAATAGATGGTCGCGATCGCCATGGAGAATGGCAGCCGTGGTCACCATTTCGGTATAGAGCAAGGTACGGCGCGTGATCTGCCGCATGAAATAGCGATAATGGCGATCGGTGCGATCCATCATCGGCGCAATGCTCAGCGGATTGCCCACCGGAGCAATCGCCGCAGCTAAAGGAGACAGGTTAGACAAAGCACAATTCCAAACAGACTTA
This DNA window, taken from Candidatus Obscuribacterales bacterium, encodes the following:
- the dusA gene encoding tRNA dihydrouridine(20/20a) synthase DusA; protein product: MSNLSPLAAAIAPVGNPLSIAPMMDRTDRHYRYFMRQITRRTLLYTEMVTTAAILHGDRDHLLGFSPEEKPLALQIGGDRPQDLARCAQIAEEMGYDEVNLNVGCPSDRVQTGNFGACLMAQPELVAEGVAAMKAATRLPVTVKHRIGIDDHDRYEDMVQFVATVAQAGCQHFTVHARKAWLQGLSPKENRTVPPLRYDDVYRLKQEFPHLWIEVNGGITTLEQVAQHLTAVDAVMIGRAAYDHPYLFATVDRDIYGEAIAPPSRAQVVAAMLPYVQRWSDRGQKLNKITRHMIHLFAGQPGSRLWRRHLTEQSCQMGAGAEVLQQALDLQQATLVAVGV